From a single Nakaseomyces glabratus chromosome H, complete sequence genomic region:
- the ARG81 gene encoding Arg81p (CAGL0H06875g~Ortholog(s) have transcription cofactor activity), which yields MDKKSTRSVKTYSGCWTCRARKVKCDLVRPSCLRCRRSKVQCGGYKIKLRWSPLLHFDLYGVPMPSNESITTTEGDDVETSTNLRRNVERVRYEEEYEYHEDMDEELSELHAPPEDKIANNKTWIIKKFGVFRAIEREAIIAAKRGKTDKRPVQKKIANELNSNNSNNHINNEPLMKKPRLAPSVATSTMTTPISLSPTSPMMIPDTLGLTFDGNPAFMSPLPMELLQPDFIHDHSHLVSLSTESCSIVHNNVRFLLTHYLEKVPDLMTIAPIPNKNKNPWAKIYFPRAIAALGELIAFPNSQNYARISLLNGCLSVSCFNLKDLLKYDPVSTDFYLNLAVELRTRASHFLNLALEQEEEYEEYRDILEDDDIAEDYNKHFCDMLIAILTMNSIDIVWGTMVDCDNYLRICEQLISKNKKRVVVSKKIKSLYTIYAFLKLMQNSTAMETITSEPSLDFHNPDIIPYKYLRETYENDIKTIFTDHYGSTKMNTLGADALNALPNSLVLLFYDCVSLTRYYFYHKKKSEGIELPTEFFMKTREFEDKLSNWKSEWDFFDSTGRNFLSPTIEGIYHHTMSFYYGLCVYYYNFIKNQDYESLNVEVWKVIYHLQQIEFLKDSSAGKEGIKLIPLIWQGFIAGCLCSDPEVQSEFKTWFDTVSLTGAGSYRGAIQIMFEVWRRRDNNELGDDWLSVSRDWEMNIMLT from the coding sequence ATGGACAAGAAATCTACTCGGTCGGTAAAGACCTACTCTGGATGCTGGACATGCAGAGCTAGGAAAGTTAAATGTGATCTGGTGCGGCCAAGTTGTCTTCGATGCCGAAGATCAAAAGTTCAATGTGGTGGTTACAAAATCAAGCTACGTTGGTCGCCGTTACTACACTTTGATCTGTATGGTGTGCCTATGCCATCCAATGAATCTATCACTACGACTGAAGGTGATGATGTTGAGACATCAACAAATCTAAGAAGGAATGTGGAAAGAGTACGATACGAAGAAGAATACGAATACCATGAAGATATGGATGAAGAACTGTCAGAACTACATGCACCACCGGAGGATAAAATCGCCAATAACAAAACATggataataaaaaaatttggtgTCTTTAGAGCAATTGAGAGAGAAGCAATCATTGCTGCAAAAAGAGGTAAAACTGATAAGCGGCCAGTACAGAAAAAGATTGCAAATGAACTTAATAGCAATAATAGCAATAATCATATTAATAATGAGccattgatgaaaaagCCTAGACTAGCCCCATCAGTGGCAACATCAACAATGACCACACCAATTTCATTATCACCCACCTCACCAATGATGATCCCGGATACGTTAGGGCTAACATTTGATGGTAATCCTGCATTTATGTCCCCTTTGCCTATGGAGCTCTTACAACCTGATTTTATTCACGATCACAGCCATCTGGTTTCTTTATCAACGGAATCATGTTCTATAGTTCACAATAATGTTAGATTTTTATTGACACATTACTTAGAGAAAGTTCCTGATTTGATGACCATTGCACCTATTcccaataaaaataaaaacccATGGGCCAAAATTTATTTTCCTAGAGCTATCGCAGCTTTAGGCGAACTTATTGCATTTCCAAATTCTCAAAACTATGCTAGAATATCGCTTTTAAATGGCTGTTTGTCTGTTTCTTGTTTTAACCTAAAAGATTTACTGAAATATGATCCTGTATCCACAGATTTCTATCTTAACCTGGCAGTGGAGTTGAGAACCAGAGCTTCCCATTTCTTGAACTTAGCCCTAGAAcaggaagaagaatatgaaGAATATCGTGATATTcttgaagatgacgatATCGCAGAGGATTACAATAAACATTTCTGTGACATGCTTATCGCTATTCTAACAATGAACTCTATTGACATTGTTTGGGGTACAATGGTTGACTGTGATAACTATTTAAGGATCTGTGAACAACTGATttccaagaacaagaaaaggGTAGTTGTCTCTAAGAAGATTAAGAGTTTATACACAATTTATGCGTTTTTAAAACTGATGCAAAATAGTACAGCAATGGAAACAATAACTTCAGAACCATCACTAGACTTTCACAACCCTGATATTATTCCTTACAAATATCTAAGAGAAACTTAcgaaaatgatattaagACTATATTTACAGATCACTACGGGTCGACTAAAATGAATACACTTGGTGCAGATGCCCTAAATGCCTTACCGAATTCATTGGTATTGTTATTCTATGATTGTGTCTCATTGACTcgatattatttttaccacaagaagaaaagtgaAGGAATTGAGTTACCTACAGAATTTTTCATGAAGACAAGAGAATTTGAGGACAAGTTATCAAACTGGAAAAGTGAATGGGATTTCTTCGACAGCACCGGCAGAAATTTCCTCAGTCCTACAATTGAAGGTATCTACCATCATACTATGAGTTTTTACTATGGATTGTGCGTCTACTATTATAATTTCATAAAGAATCAGGATTATGAGTCTTTGAATGTTGAGGTTTGGAAAGTAATTTACCATTTGCAGCAAATTGAATTCTTGAAAGACAGCAGTGCGGGCAAAGAAGGTATTAAACTGATTCCTCTCATTTGGCAAGGTTTTATCGCCGGTTGTTTATGTTCTGACCCCGAAGTTCAAAGTGAGTTCAAAACTTGGTTTGACACTGTATCATTAACAGGTGCCGGTTCTTATCGTGGTGCAATTCAAATTATGTTCGAAgtttggagaagaagagacaACAATGAGCTTGGTGATGATTGGCTTTCAGTTTCACGCGATTGGGAAATGAATATCATGTTAACGTGA
- the VPS51 gene encoding Vps51p (CAGL0H06809g~Putative component of Golgi-associated retrograde protein complex; gene is upregulated in azole-resistant strain), with the protein MAEQISHKKSLRVGKNKRSLLKEYYHLEDGATKTDEPVTGEVHEQDNNTLQTDTGNEEVVKEVLEDSDSQPNVDRPINEQTLKELVATHNTLLGKETATNSSIKNTIYENYYDLVKVNDKLKELSGDKLQQSMDSLKKAVEESLRSA; encoded by the coding sequence ATGGCTGAACAGATAAGTCACAAGAAGTCGCTTCGTGTGGGGAAGAACAAGAGGTCTCTGTTGAAGGAGTATTACCACTTAGAAGATGGAGCTACTAAGACAGATGAGCCAGTAACAGGCGAAGTGCATGAACAAGATAATAATACTCTGCAGACTGACACAGGTAATGAGGAAGTTGTCAAGGAAGTGTTAGAAGATTCTGACTCGCAGCCGAACGTTGACAGACCTATAAATGAGCAAACATTGAAAGAATTAGTTGCGACTCATAATACACTGCTGGGGAAGGAGACGGCGACAAATAGTTCCATAAAGAATACTATTTATGAGAACTACTATGATCTCGTAAAGGTTAATGACAAGCTTAAGGAACTCAGTGGCGATAAACTTCAGCAATCCATGGATTCATTGAAGAAAGCAGTGGAGGAATCCCTTCGAAGTGCATAA
- the ADH6 gene encoding NAD(P)-dependent alcohol dehydrogenase (CAGL0H06853g~Putative NADP-dependent alcohol dehydrogenase VI; protein abundance increased in ace2 mutant cells) — protein MSSEDKFQGIAVLDHKDWKNPKKVEFPAKPFYDHDIDIKIDACGVCGSDIHCAAGNWGKKQTPLVVGHEIIGKVVKIGPKCNTGLKVGDRVGVGAQVFSCLECDRCKNDNEPYCPKFVTTYSQPYEDGYVSQGGYANYVRVHEHFAVKIPENIPDHLAAPLLCGGITVYSPLLRNGCGPGKKVGIVGIGGIGHMGLLFAKAMGAEVYAISRSNAKKEDSLKLGADHYIATKEEPNWGEKYFDTFDLIVVCASSLTDVDFDVMPKAMKVGGRIVSISIPDEDQTLTMKPFGLLGVSIANSALGSIKEIEQLLKLVSEKDIKIWVETLPVGEAGVKEAFERMDKGDVKYRFTLVDFDKEFGN, from the coding sequence atgagCTCTGAAGATAAGTTTCAAGGTATCGCTGTTCTAGATCACAAGGACTGGAAGAACCCAAAAAAGGTTGAATTCCCAGCCAAGCCATTCTACGACCACGATATCGACATCAAAATTGATGCTTGTGGTGTTTGTGGTAGTGACATCCACTGTGCCGCCGGTAACTGGGGTAAGAAGCAAACTCCATTGGTTGTCGGTCATGAAATCATTGGTAAGGTCGTCAAGATTGGCCCAAAGTGTAACACTGGTTTGAAGGTTGGTGACCGTGTTGGTGTTGGTGCTCAAGTCTTCTCTTGTTTGGAATGTGACCGTTGTAAGAATGACAACGAACCATACTGTCCCAAGTTCGTCACTACATACTCTCAACCATATGAAGACGGCTACGTCTCTCAAGGTGGTTATGCCAACTATGTCAGAGTCCATGAGCATTTTGCTGTTAAGATTCCAGAAAACATTCCAGACCATTTGGCTGCTCCATTGCTATGTGGTGGTATTACTGTTTACTCTCCATTGCTAAGAAACGGTTGTGGTCCAGGTAAGAAGGTCGGTATCGTCGGTATCGGTGGTATTGGTCACATGGGTCTATTATTTGCTAAGGCCATGGGCGCTGAAGTTTACGCTATTTCTCGTTCTAACGCTAAGAAGGAAGATTCCTTGAAGTTAGGAGCTGACCACTACATTGCCACCAAGGAAGAACCAAACTGGGGTGAAAAGTACTTTGACACTTTCGATTTAATTGTCGTCTGCGCTTCATCTTTAACTGATGTTGACTTCGATGTCATGCCAAAGGCTATGAAGGTTGGTGGTAGAATTGTCTCTATTTCTATTCCAGACGAAGATCAAACTTTGACAATGAAGCCATTTGGTTTGCTAGGTGTTTCCATCGCTAACAGTGCTTTGGGTTCAATTAAGGAAATTGAGCAGTTGCTAAAATTGGTTTCTGAGAAGGATATCAAGATCTGGGTTGAAACTTTGCCAGTTGGTGAAGCTGGTGTGAAGGAAGCTTTCGAAAGGATGGACAAGGGTGATGTTAAGTATAGATTCACTCTGGTCGACTTTGACAAGGAGTTTGGTAACTAA
- the ERO1 gene encoding ER oxidoreductin (CAGL0H06919g~Ortholog(s) have protein disulfide oxidoreductase activity, thiol oxidase activity and endoplasmic reticulum membrane localization): protein MKLSYLLLAGIVAGEGNSTNNQTNWTTENHFCAMDKDLMISPSCNVTFTELNVINKSIRKNLVSLVRTDFFKYFKIDPDKQCTFWDNNDGLCFSRDCMVDVVTDWDSLPEIWQPEVLGGLDEAQDASGSDEKEWTFLDDLCAESQQQSKPKPLLDVDDNNYCDINDFSGENAVLVDLTKNPERFTGYGGQQSSQIWTSIYGENCSPLGKDLVKSGKASQDEVSMARDVFFRFVSGLHASIGTHLSNDHLNTENGKWEPNLDLFMLRVGNFPDRVTNIYFNYAVIAKSLWKIKPYLSRIEFCNDYDDPVKSKILSIVSKLDSSIFNEDLLFQNDLSSSLKNEFRARFKNVTKIMDCVHCDRCKLWGKVQTTGMATSLKILFDLDEADESSKQKFVDKLTKYELIALFNTFDKLSESVEYINNFEKLYKRREGGDSYTNFFQNNFFKILEKMKKGWSTINDSVSNNKEYNNSAQNSESISDPSEESMTSLVKDAVEEVKNTTKSSLSDNDEFLTAKLSENNENIEENKLEDKLNEQEAFADLKMPIRKKKLTKKKSNGTLDIWINAWHTETHNVMEAIKFILRSYIDLPRNLWRLTIVTVNKLWNNFVGVANYVSEEPGEEIIYDLDFQ from the coding sequence ATGAAATTGTCATATTTACTACTGGCAGGCATTGTTGCTGGTGAAGGAAACTCAACCAATAATCAGACAAATTGGACCACAGAAAACCATTTCTGTGCCATGGACAAAGATTTGATGATCAGTCCCAGTTGTAATGTAACATTTACCGAGTTAAATGTCATCAACAAGAGTATAAGAAAAAATCTGGTATCATTAGTACGAACcgatttcttcaagtatTTCAAGATAGATCCTGATAAGCAATGCACATTCTGGGACAACAACGATGGTTTATGTTTCAGCCGGGACTGTATGGTCGATGTGGTGACAGATTGGGACAGTTTGCCTGAAATATGGCAGCCAGAAGTTCTTGGTGGTCTAGATGAGGCTCAAGACGCATCGGGGTCTGATGAGAAAGAATGGACATTTTTGGATGATCTATGTGCAGAAAGTCAACAACAATCAAAACCCAAGCCTTTGCTAGATGTGGATGATAATAATTACTGTGATATAAATGACTTTAGTGGAGAGAATGCTGTATTAGTTGATCTAACTAAAAACCCAGAAAGATTTACCGGCTATGGTGGTCAACAGTCCTCTCAAATTTGGACCAGTATATATGGGGAGAACTGCTCCCCATTGGGTAAGGACTTGGTGAAATCTGGCAAAGCTTCTCAAGATGAAGTTAGTATGGCTAGAGATGTATTCTTTAGGTTTGTCTCTGGTCTACATGCATCGATTGGTACACATCTATCAAATGACCATTTGAATAcagaaaatggtaaatGGGAACCTAATCTAGACTTATTTATGCTAAGAGTAGGTAACTTTCCAGATCGTGTGACCAACATCTACTTCAATTATGCAGTTATAGCTAAGTCATTGTGGAAGATCAAACCATATCTGTCCAGAATAGAATTCTGTAACGACTATGACGATCCTGTCAAGTCTAAAATATTGAGCATTGTCTCCAAATTGGATAGCTCAATATTCAATGAAGATTTGTTGTTCCAAAATGATCTAAGTTCATCACTAAAGAATGAATTTAGAGCTCGCTTCAAAAATGTTACTAAAATCATGGATTGTGTCCATTGTGATAGATGTAAGTTATGGGGTAAAGTCCAAACTACAGGTATGGCCACTAGTTTGAAGATTTTGTTTGACCTTGATGAAGCTGATGAGTCATCTAAGCAAAAGTTCGTCGATAAGTTAACGAAATATGAATTAATTGCTCTGTTCAATACTTTTGATAAATTATCTGAATCTGTTGAAtatatcaacaatttcGAAAAGTTATACAAGAGAAGGGAAGGTGGTGATTCTTATACCAACTTTTTCCAaaacaatttcttcaaaatattggagaaaatgaagaaaggTTGGAGTACTATCAATGATAGTGTGTCCAATAACaaagaatataataacaGTGCTCAAAATAGCGAAAGTATATCAGATCCTTCAGAGGAATCTATGACTTCACTAGTGAAGGACGCTGTAGAAGAGGTTAAAAATACAACCAAATCATCTTTATCCGATAATGATGAATTTCTTACAGCTAAGCTTTCCGAAAACAATGAGAATATCGAGGAAAACAAACTAGAAGATAAGTTAAATGAGCAAGAGGCATTTGCTGACCTTAAAATGCCCattagaaagaaaaaattaactaaaaagaaaagtaatGGCACCTTAGATATCTGGATCAATGCCTGGCATACGGAAACTCACAATGTTATGGAAGCCATCAAGTTCATATTGAGAAGTTATATAGATCTTCCAAGGAACCTGTGGAGATTGACGATAGTAACGGTGAACAAATTGTGGAACAACTTTGTTGGTGTAGCTAACTATGTCAGTGAGGAACCTGGTGAAGAAATCATTTATGATTTGGACTTCCAATGA
- the VPS9 gene encoding guanine nucleotide exchange factor VPS9 (CAGL0H06941g~Ortholog(s) have guanyl-nucleotide exchange factor activity, ubiquitin binding activity) yields the protein MESSHIREPKGQASDRDMNSNKTSQASEELQSNFKPELNEQLESHNQVVNALQSPEHEEEDVNETYYNFQLFLDQIQDARCAPLIKYTRSFLRNFVTQRAIWSATEQDKLIKDFKTFIYSKYKDFKPFSDLNKTELRNAEEGMEKLLTGKLYHHLFSPLLAERAKAAGIEADKEHLDDIEKDKMFIKKVAEFKFIEPTNLDISFQNVKRVKKFTSFASIELNKMNNFKAPRDKMVCILNASKILFGLMKHSEETGADCFVPLLIYTLLSGKIENLVSNINFIERFRYSSLFRGEEAYYLSSLQAASNFILKLDKKSLTIENEKDFDTKYEQNIENVKQDQLQKEKLLKETKQEESSNMLDDVSNMVMNKLNEFFIQDEPQKEKKKEVHHKANSKNEDGEVASMIKQLEAKEHQETVETLTSMFPDLDVEIIEDVCIAKKHRIGPCVDVLLTLSN from the coding sequence atggaGAGTAGTCACATTAGGGAGCCGAAGGGCCAAGCATCAGACCGTGATatgaattcaaataaaacaaGTCAAGCATCTGAAGAACTCCAAAGCAACTTTAAACCTGAATTGAACGAGCAGCTAGAGTCGCACAACCAAGTTGTCAATGCTTTACAATCACCAGAacatgaagaagaagacgtAAATGAAACATACTATAACTTTCAACTATTTCTTGACCAAATACAGGATGCTAGGTGTGCACCATTGATTAAGTATACAAGATCCTTTCTGCGAAATTTTGTTACACAGCGTGCAATTTGGTCCGCTACAGAACAGGATAAGCTTATCAAAGATTTCAAAACatttatttattcaaaGTATAAGGACTTCAAGCCATTCAGTGATTTGAACAAAACTGAATTAAGAAATGCAGAGGAAGGTATGGAAAAACTCCTGACTGGTAAGCTTTATCACCATTTATTTTCACCATTATTAGCAGAAAGAGCCAAAGCCGCTGGAATTGAAGCTGACAAGGAACATTTGGATGATATCGAGAAGGATAAAATGTTCATAAAGAAAGTTGCAGAATTCAAATTTATAGAACCAACAAATTTAGACATTAGTTTCCAGAATGTGAAAAGGGTTAAGAAATTTACTAGCTTTGCTAGTATTGAGCTaaacaaaatgaacaaCTTCAAAGCCCCAAGAGACAAAATGGTTTGCATTTTAAATGCCTCTAAGATATTGTTTGGTCTCATGAAACATTCAGAAGAAACTGGTGCTGATTGTTTTGTTCCATTACTAATTTACACACTATTAAGCggtaaaattgaaaacctTGTCTCCAATATAAATTTCATCGAGAGGTTCCgttattcttctttattcCGTGGAGAAGAAGCTTATTATCTAAGCAGTTTACAAGCGGCTTCTAATTTTATACTGAAACTTGATAAAAAATCGTTGACTATAGAGAATGAGAAAGATTTTGATACCAAATATGAACAGAATATCGAAAATGTAAAGCAAGATCAGCtacaaaaggaaaaactACTTAAGGAAACCAAGCAGGAAGAATCATCCAACATGCTCGATGACGTCTCGAATATGGTTATGAATAAACTGAATGAGTTTTTTATTCAAGATGAACctcagaaagaaaagaagaaagaggtCCACCATAAAGccaattcaaaaaatgaagatggtGAAGTAGCTTCAATGATCAAACAGCTAGAGGCAAAGGAACACCAAGAAACTGTAGAGACACTAACATCTATGTTTCCTGATCTGGATGTTGAGATTATAGAAGATGTTTGTATTGCTAAAAAACACAGAATTGGCCCCTGTGTTGATGTATTACTGACACTATCCAATTAG
- a CDS encoding nitroreductase family protein (CAGL0H06831g~Has domain(s) with predicted oxidoreductase activity), with protein MTKHSPTSHEASASNPVLEAIVARRSIHYLKPELPEGVTFDDIYHIVQECVKHTPTSFNSQVNRAFIVRGALHYKIWDQVVNKIKEPEYRARPLRIRDGAYGSIFFYVDENVTERNKVEHPEWAPVCEAYADQAMGAASIAAWTVMHNMGIGCNMQHYGKYMHDPNVLPEDIPSHWTMKCQLVFGVPDKDPNEKKFIENIVKVYE; from the coding sequence atgacCAAGCATTCACCTACTTCACATGAGGCTTCCGCATCGAACCCAGTCTTAGAGGCGATTGTGGCCCGCCGTAGTATTCACTACTTGAAGCCAGAGCTACCAGAAGGTGTTACCTTCGATGACATATACCACATTGTCCAAGAATGTGTGAAACATACACCAACGTCGTTCAACTCACAAGTTAACAGGGCATTCATAGTGCGTGGGGCCTTACATTACAAGATCTGGGACCAAGTTGTTAATAAGATCAAGGAACCGGAGTACAGAGCTAGGCCATTGAGAATAAGAGATGGTGCTTACGGTtctatcttcttctatGTAGATGAAAACGTTACTGAGAGAAACAAAGTTGAACATCCCGAATGGGCACCTGTGTGCGAAGCGTACGCAGATCAGGCTATGGGAGCAGCCTCGATTGCTGCATGGACTGTGATGCATAACATGGGTATTGGTTGTAATATGCAACACTATGGTAAGTATATGCATGATCCTAATGTGCTACCAGAAGACATACCATCTCATTGGACTATGAAATGCCAGCTGGTATTTGGCGTTCCTGATAAGGACCctaatgaaaagaaattcatTGAAAACATAGTCAAAGTGTATGAGTAA
- the POT1 gene encoding acetyl-CoA C-acyltransferase (CAGL0H06787g~Ortholog(s) have acetyl-CoA C-acyltransferase activity, mRNA binding activity, role in fatty acid beta-oxidation and glyoxysome, mitochondrial intermembrane space, peroxisomal matrix localization): MAERLKNIGSHLLGGSQGPSVKEQHPDDVVIVAANRSAIAKGFKGSFKDVNTDYLLTVFLKEFIDTFPPQLRDNLDLIGEVTCGNVLNPGAGATEHRGAMLAAGLPYTTPFMALNRQCSSGLTAVNDIANKIKAGQIDVGLAAGVESMTQNYASSNPLGRISDELKSDKNARKCLIPMGITNENIAKGFEITREMQDEFAAASYQKASNAVQSGVFKDEILPITLPDGKVVDVDEGPRANVTAKSLGGLKPAFIKETGTTTAGNASQVSDGVAGVLLARRSVANKLKLPILGRYVAFQSVGVPPEIMGVGPAYAIPRVLQDVGITVDDVDVFEINEAFAAQALYCINKLGINLKKVNPRGGAIALGHPLGCTGARQIATILRELEKGQVGVVSMCIGTGMGAAAVFVKE, translated from the coding sequence ATGGCTGAGAGGTTAAAGAACATTGGAAGTCACTTGCTTGGTGGCAGTCAGGGTCCTAGTGTCAAGGAGCAACATCCGGACgatgttgttattgttgcTGCTAACAGGTCTGCTATTGCGAAGGGGTTTAAAGGTAGTTTCAAGGACGTCAACACTGACTATCTGCTCACTGtgtttttgaaagagttCATCGACACGTTCCCTCCACAGTTGAGGGACAACTTGGACTTGATTGGGGAAGTTACATGTGGTAATGTGTTGAAtcctggtgctggtgcGACTGAACATAGAGGTGCTATGTTGGCAGCAGGTCTGCCTTACACCACGCCCTTCATGGCTTTGAACAGACAGTGCTCCTCGGGTCTTACTGCTGTGAACGATATTGCAAACAAGATCAAGGCTGGCCAGATTGATGTCGGTCTCGCCGCTGGTGTCGAGTCGATGACCCAGAACTACGCTTCTTCTAACCCACTGGGCCGTATCTCTGACGAGTTGAAGTCCGACAAGAACGCACGTAAGTGTCTAATCCCTATGGGTATCACTAACGAAAATATAGCCAAGGGGTTTGAGATCACTAGGGAAATGCAGGACGAGTTCGCTGCAGCTTCTTACCAAAAGGCCTCCAACGCCGTTCAGTCCGGTGTCTTCAAGGATGAAATCTTGCCCATCACTCTACCAGACGGCAAAGTTGTAGACGTCGATGAGGGTCCTAGAGCAAATGTCACTGCCAAATCATTAGGCGGACTAAAGCCAGCTTTCATCAAAGAAACCGGTACCACTACTGCTGGTAATGCCTCTCAAGTGTCAGATGGTGTTGCTGGTGTTCTATTGGCGCGTAGATCGGTGGCTAACAAACTAAAACTACCAATTCTAGGTCGCTATGTTGCATTCCAATCTGTAGGTGTGCCACCTGAGATCATGGGTGTCGGCCCGGCCTACGCCATCCCAAGAGTACTACAAGATGTTGGAATTACTGTTGATGATGTTGATGTTTTCGAAATTAACGAAGCATTTGCAGCCCAGGCACTATACTGTATAAACAAGTTGGGAAtcaacttgaagaaagttaATCCTCGTGGTGGTGCAATTGCATTGGGTCATCCACTAGGTTGCACAGGTGCCAGACAAATTGCCACAATACTACGTGAACTAGAAAAGGGACAAGTCGGTGTTGTAAGCATGTGTATTGGTACAGGTATGGGTGCCGCAGCGGTCTTTGTCAAGGAATGA
- the TAF13 gene encoding Taf13p (CAGL0H06897g~Ortholog(s) have role in RNA polymerase II transcriptional preinitiation complex assembly, cellular response to drug and transcription factor TFIID complex localization) — translation MSRRRLKKTNLFHKDINSLLYAYGDVAQPLNKTVQCLDELVSSYLVDICAEAAHVANSSSRNKIRLEDFKFVLRKDPIKLARAEELISTNALITEAKKQFNENENQNLKRYKEDEDDDDDEDDDEDDDEDSKPKEAPVTVETQESTVPVKEKKKRTKKAKVKS, via the coding sequence ATGTCTCGCAGACGgttgaagaagacaaaTCTTTTTCACAAAGATATTAACTCTTTACTGTACGCATACGGTGACGTCGCGCAACCATTAAACAAAACTGTTCAATGCCTGGACGAGCTGGTCTCTTCTTATCTGGTTGACATATGTGCTGAGGCTGCGCATGTTGCTAATTCCTCCAGTAGAAATAAGATACGGCTTGAGgatttcaaatttgttTTGAGAAAGGATCCCATTAAATTAGCTAGAGCAGAAGAATTAATATCGACCAATGCATTGATTACCGAAGCTAAGAAGCAATTCAATGAGaatgaaaatcaaaatctaaAGAGATATAAAGAGGATGAagacgatgatgatgatgaagacgacGATGAAGACGACGATGAAGATTCCAAGCCAAAAGAAGCGCCGGTAACTGTCGAGACTCAAGAGTCCACTGTGCCGGtcaaagagaagaaaaagagaacCAAGAAAGCTAAAGTAAAGTCTTGA